The Oenanthe melanoleuca isolate GR-GAL-2019-014 chromosome 1A, OMel1.0, whole genome shotgun sequence genome contains a region encoding:
- the LOC130264503 gene encoding translation initiation factor IF-2-like, whose protein sequence is MRVQITKGGWGGRKERETGNNGGGEARRAAPGRRRGPGRQEEEEEAAEEEGDVVTAGRGLRWESPAAQRGTGASDHPQPPPRRPPRRAPGRPCVAATEGTGAAAILLYSQRFKAAAALSASRLPPAPPGNFFTKRGCGGSRTAPLPSPFPRSSSPSRPFAKSNHAESCMSVGVCVSAGTSGTEGPCHSGAIAHVPSRPWGRSLHPLSSAPTSFPGPPAWRRNPRKRQKFGVPPRPSPPRSTAGAEDEASGFKAHRCRPAVPGVGYLSGLQGPAGLRLSAQLEPVPAAEGPGPRRVTTPPARRGVRAPLCTPPLPRTPRFPPSPPALLQQPAPLLEAAQPCPGLAPPARGDAAGRCRGFACGWGYAPVAVGELCFALGTSRWCCSYPAQLLGARPGAAGGRRPQPGSGTGGGYPAANKVTLSKYQVCLSLALSLVYLRGLSFLMEQFVHVLCRSAEAGWTRFEPESGCTPEPSCSKTFVSCSWKDPRQPRRQNNAILQTPRFTRVSGRVYARTHSAEVGADSSEDHFPAVSALLLCSKVEPSRSSTEVI, encoded by the exons ATGCGAGTGCAAATAACAaagggggggtggggggggaggaaggagagggagacCGGGAACAATGGAGGAGGAGAGGCTCGCCGTGCCGCGCCTGGCCGCCGCCGGGGCCCcggcaggcaggaggaggaggaggaggcggcggagGAGGAAGGCGATGTGGTGACAGCAGGGAGAGGGCTGCGCTGGGAGTCCCCCGCGGCGCAGCGCGGCACGGGTGCCTCAGACCATCCCCAGCCTcctccccgccgcccgccccgccgcgcacCGGGGCGGCCCTGCGTGGCGGCCACCG AGGGAACGGGGGCGGCAGCTATCCTCCTGTACAGCCAGCGGTTCAAAGCGGCGGCGGCACTGAGCGCTTCCCGCCTTCCCCCCGCTCCGCCCGGGAACTTCTTCACTAAGAGGGGCTGTGGCGGGTCCCGGACGGCACCGCTCCCGAGTCCCTTCCCGAGGAGCAGTTCCCCCTCCCGCCCTTTTGCTAAAAGTAACCACGCCGAGAGTTGCATGTCCGTGGGCGTGTGCGTGTCCGCGGGCACCTCCGGCACCGAAGGACCGTGTCACAGCGGTGCGATCGCTCACGTGCCCAGCCGCCCGTGGGGACGCTCGCTGCATCCCCTTTCCTCAGCTCCCACTTCATTCCCAGGACCCCCAGCCTGGCGCAGGAACCCGAGAAAGAGGCAGAAGTTTGGGGTCCCGCCGCGCCCTTCGCCTCCGCGCTCTACCGCAGGGGCCGAAGATGAGGCGAGTGGGTTCAAAGCCCACCGCTGTCGCCCCGCAGTCCCTGGGGTTGGTTACCTCAGCGGCCTGCAGGGCCCGGCAGGACTGCGGCTCTCAGCGCAGCTGGAACCCGTGCCCGCGGCGGAGGGGCCGGGCCCCCGCCGTGTCACCACTCCGCCAGCCAGGCGGGGAGTGAGGGCTCCTCTCTGCACTCCGCCTCTGCCCCGGACCCCGCggtttcctccttctcctccgGCTCTGCTCCAGCAACCCGCGCCGCTGCTCGAGGCAGCGCAGCCGTGTCCCGGGCTGGCCCCGCCAGCCCGCGGGGACGCGGCCGGCCGCTGCCGAGGCTTCGCGTGTGGGTGGGGGTACGCGCCAGTGGCTGTGGGGGAGTTATGTTTTGCTCTCGGCACCAGCCGCTGGTGCTGTTCGTACCCAGCGCAGCTGCTCGGAGCCCGTCCCGGTGCTGCGGGGGGACGGCGGCCGCAGCCCGGCTCTGGGACGGGTGGCGGGTACCCCGCCGCTAATAAAGTCACGCTCTCCAAGTACCAGGTCTGCCTTTCTCTCGCTCTCTCCCTTGTTTACTTACGGggtctttcatttttaatggaGCAGTTTGTACACGTGCTTTGCCGAAGCGCCGAAGCCGGCTGGACGAGGTTCGAGCCTGAGAGTGGGTGCACCCCTGAGCCAAGTTGCTCAAAGA CCTTTGTCAGTTGCTCTTGGAAGGACCCCAGGCAGCCCAGAAGACAAAACAATGCAATACTTCAAACCCCACGGTTCACTCGTGTGTCGGGGAGGGTTTACGCACGTACTCACTCTGCGGAGGTAGGAGCCGATTCTTCCGAAGATCACTTCCCTGCCGTCTCCGCCTTGCTGCTTTGCAGCAAGGTGGAACCCAGCAGATCATCCACCGAGGTGATATAG